From the genome of Coriobacteriia bacterium:
CTTTCGCGAAGCGGCCTCATCCAGGAAGCCTCGGCTCGCTACATCGTGCAGGCCCGGGAGGACCGGGCGGCGGAGCGCCGTCGGCTCACGACGCTGTCTGCCGCGCGGCGGATGCATGAGGCTGGGGTGAGGCTGGGGCTCGCCGGCCAAGACCCGGTGGAGCTCCTCTCGCAAGCCCGTGCGGCGGACGAGGTCACTCGTGCCCGATAGCCCCCGGCCCCTCGTGGTGGACGCGAGCGTTGTCGTGAAGTGGTTCGTATCGGCGGGCGAGTCCGGCACCGACACGGCGGCCGAGTTGCTGACCGAGCACGCCGATGGTGCAGTCCGTCTCGTTGCACCCACGTTGCTTGCTCAGGAAGTCTTCGGTGTCCTCACGCGAGGCGGGCGGACAGCGGGCTCCGCCGACGAGGCGATCGAGGCATTCTGCGATGTCGGTGTGGTGCTGATCGCGCCGACGCGCGAACTGATGCTGACGGCAGCCGATCTCATGCGAAGCCACGGGGTCTCCGCGCTCGACTCGGCGTACGCTGGTCTCGCGAAGACGCTCGACTGCGAGCTCGCTACGGCGGACCGCAAGCTCGCGCGAGCAGTCAGCGGAGCGGTCCGGGTGCGCAGGGCCTGAGGGGAACCCGTGAGATCGCGCGCCCCTACCCCTCGAACAACTCCTCGGTCTGCACCTCGCCATGCACGAGCGCCTCGAGCGTGGGCTCGAATGCGTCGCGCAGGTCGTCGAGCGAGAGGCTCAGCCGCTCGCAGATGGCGAGGCGGTCGCCGGCCACGGTGCCGATGACGCTGTAGGGCACGTCGGCCGCGACGAGCGCTTCGACCAGCGCGTCGGCGTCTTCCTCGGCACACGTCACGATGATGCGGCTCTGGCTCTCGCCGAACAGCGAAGAGACGGCCGGCAGCTCGTCGTGCAGGTGGACGTCGGCGCCGAGGTCTCCGGCCATGCAGCTCTCGGCGAGCGCGACGGCTATGCCACCTTCCGAGCAGTCGTGCGCGCTCTTCACGAGCCCGTTGCGGATACCCGCGCGCACGGCGGCCTGCA
Proteins encoded in this window:
- a CDS encoding ribbon-helix-helix protein, CopG family, whose amino-acid sequence is MTKLNISMPEELLIELDAEARELGLSRSGLIQEASARYIVQAREDRAAERRRLTTLSAARRMHEAGVRLGLAGQDPVELLSQARAADEVTRAR
- a CDS encoding type II toxin-antitoxin system VapC family toxin — translated: MPDSPRPLVVDASVVVKWFVSAGESGTDTAAELLTEHADGAVRLVAPTLLAQEVFGVLTRGGRTAGSADEAIEAFCDVGVVLIAPTRELMLTAADLMRSHGVSALDSAYAGLAKTLDCELATADRKLARAVSGAVRVRRA